Proteins from a genomic interval of Arachis hypogaea cultivar Tifrunner chromosome 10, arahy.Tifrunner.gnm2.J5K5, whole genome shotgun sequence:
- the LOC112714712 gene encoding U-box domain-containing protein 8 yields the protein MAAQLPEHFKCPISLEIMSDPVILSSGHTFDRSSIQRWLDAGHRTCPITKLPLPDHASLIPNHALRSLISNFTPLTPTPIPNPSPPHPQPETLISSLTSSASSSSSKLDSLHQLTRLAKRDSLFRRRLTDSGIVPPLLSCVDSHDHGSLRENALSLLLILSLDDHNKVGLVAEGVVARLVAVISGTAAGNPSPDCRALAATTLTSLAVVEVNKATIGAYPHAIESLVALVRDGKGREKKEAATALYALCSFPDNRRRAVECGAVPVLLRSVDCGLERAVEVVGVLAKCKEGREQMERFHGCVQILSRVLRNGSSRGVQYALLALNSLCCGSEVASMEAIREGLLETCLGFLEDDNEKVRRNASALLQNLRGNNRIS from the coding sequence ATGGCGGCTCAGCTACCAGAACACTTCAAGTGTCCGATTTCACTCGAAATAATGTCCGACCCAGTCATACTCTCCTCCGGCCACACATTCGACCGCTCCTCCATACAGCGCTGGCTCGATGCAGGCCACCGCACCTGCCCAATTACCAAACTGCCCCTCCCCGATCATGCCTCCCTCATCCCCAACCACGCCCTCCGCAGCCTCATTTCCAACTTTACCCCTCTCACTCCAACTCCAATTCCCAATCCCTCACCTCCCCACCCCCAACCCGAAACCCTAATCTCTTCCCTCACCTCCTccgcttcctcttcttcctccaagCTTGACTCGCTCCACCAACTCACTCGACTCGCCAAGCGCGATTCGCTCTTCCGCCGCCGTCTTACCGACTCGGGAATCGTCCCGCCGCTACTCTCCTGCGTCGACTCCCACGACCACGGTTCCCTCCGCGAGAACGCTCTCTCTTTGCTTCTCATTCTCAGCCTCGACGACCACAACAAGGTTGGACTCGTCGCCGAGGGAGTCGTTGCCCGCCTCGTCGCCGTCATCTCCGGAACGGCTGCCGGAAATCCATCCCCGGACTGCCGCGCGCTCGCAGCCACAACACTCACAAGCCTGGCCGTCGTGGAGGTCAACAAGGCCACAATCGGCGCGTACCCTCACGCGATCGAGTCACTCGTGGCACTCGTAAGGGAcggaaaggggagagagaagaaggaagccGCGACGGCGCTCTATGCTCTCTGCTCCTTCCCGGACAACCGGCGGAGGGCGGTGGAGTGCGGCGCGGTGCCTGTTCTTCTTCGGAGCGTGGATTGCGGCTTGGAAAGGGCCGTTGAGGTTGTTGGAGTTCTTGCAAAGTGTAAGGAAGGGAGGGAACAGATGGAGAGGTTCCATGGATGCGTTCAGATTCTGAGTCGGGTTCTGAGGAATGGAAGCTCAAGAGGGGTTCAGTATGCTCTCTTGGCTCTTAACTCGTTGTGTTGTGGCAGTGAAGTTGCTTCTATGGAAGCCATCAGAGAAGGCCTTTTGGAAACATGTCTTGGCTTTCTGGAAGATGATAACGAGAAAGTGAGAAGGAATGCTTCCGCTTTGCTTCAGAATCTGCGTGGCAACAATAGGATCAGCTGA
- the LOC112717180 gene encoding E3 ubiquitin-protein ligase RSL1-like, with product MTNSNEVENHRNSVVVATKQTKKINREEKGKSSSISSFVCEICIVTKTEAESFTISGCTHSYCTDCVVKYVCSKLDDNVINIRCPVPRCRGLLETNGCREILPKSVLHRWEKSLREAAVLESESKRFLYSRPRQMCVTCTDEDRVMMKLAERNGWKRCPKCRFYVEKKPFTCNRILCRCGHVFCYGCGGSTCEFCVTAELSRPACCLLSSTIVLSIVFGFIILFLCLDEGGYYNEDGIIVFI from the coding sequence ATGACGAATTCTAACGAGGTAGAGAATCACAGAAACAGCGTCGTCGTCGCCACAAAACAAACGAAGAAGATCAACAGAGAGGAGAAAGGCAAGTCCTCCTCGATTTCCTCGTTCGTGTGCGAAATCTGCATTGTCACTAAAACCGAAGCGGAATCTTTCACCATAAGTGGTTGCACACACTCGTATTGTACGGATTGCGTGGTGAAGTACGTTTGTTCTAAGCTCGACGACAACGTGATCAATATCCGGTGTCCGGTGCCGCGGTGCCGTGGTCTATTGGAAACCAATGGTTGCCGCGAGATTCTGCCAAAGTCGGTATTGCATCGGTGGGAGAAGTCATTGCGTGAAGCTGCTGTTCTTGAGAGCGAGAGCAAGAGATTCCTGTATTCCCGCCCTAGGCAGATGTGCGTCACGTGCACGGATGAAGATAGAGTGATGATGAAGTTAGCGGAGAGGAACGGGTGGAAGAGGTGCCCAAAGTGCAGGTTCTACGTTGAGAAGAAACCTTTCACGTGCAATAGAATACTTTGCAGATGTGGACATGTCTTCTGCTACGGCTGTGGCGGTTCCACCTGTGAATTCTGTGTCACTGCTGAATTAAGCCGTCCCGCCTGCTGTCTTCTATCATCGACTATTGTTCTGTCAATTGTATTTGGATTTATCATTCTTTTTCTATGTTTGGATGaaggtggatactacaatgaagatggcaTAATTGTCTTCATATGA